The Myripristis murdjan chromosome 6, fMyrMur1.1, whole genome shotgun sequence sequence CACCAATTTTTCTGAACAACTCATAGTTCTGTGGGCTTCAGGTCAACATTAGATCTTGAAACTAAAGCCTCCATTCCCACTAAGAAAGAGTGAAAACTGAGACCTGTTTTGCTTCAGGGGAAAATCAAAGGAAGGCACATACCTTAGCAGTGAATAATGATCAACAGCATAGACCCCTTACATTGACATTGTAAAGGGCCACAGTGCCTCCTGGTGATGGCCCTGCAGAACTCACAGCAGAGACAGGAATGTAAGAGAGAGTGAGTCAGTGGCCGATGTGCCAGAGAGATGAGTGTTGAAAGCTCCTTGGAAAAAGGATTAGAGCTGTTTATGTTGGCCAAGTGGCTCGCTGCCAGCTGCTCAAGTGTGCAAACTTCTTAAAGCTGCAGAGCTTGGGGCTGGCCATGAATCTTTTCCCTCTATTCACCCTCCACCCAAACTGTATAGATGGTTGTGCTTTGTTCAGGGGGAAAGCCCCCTTCACTGCAAGGACAGTGTGAGCTACTAAGTGTGTTGGATTCaaaatgatcacacacacacacacacacacacacacaaaaatctgcTTTTCTGTAGCcctcccacccacacccacccacccacaaacATGGTGTGCAGCATGTATACATGCCCGCATTTGTTTTCAGCTTATACCAACATGTACAAGTCCACTCCTTATGTATTTCAGTGACGCTGAGTCTATAAGAAATCTGAGGCAAATCCTCTATTTCATATAAGTCGACTGCTGCATAGTTACTTTGATAAGTTTTTCTGACAATTGACAGTCAACATGATATACTCTCTATTGTATCACGACATTTAATCAGCGGCAATGtattgggagtttttttttttttttaaaaaggtacaAATCAGATCATGTTATTAACTAAATCTATCTTCTATAGGAACAGGCTTCACATGGATCTtgtcaaataaagaaaagttGGGGGTAGAGCTGTCCAggttggaagaaaaaaaaaaaaaaaaggcgaggAGGCCCATGCATCAACACTGGGATAAGCCTCAGCCTGGGAGTTGGCAGCAAGCCAGAGCACTGCGGCCTGGAGCTAGATCAGAGCAGGGTTCGTGAGCTGTGGTTATGAGATGAGGGTCTCAGGTCATGGAATAATAAGAGGCATGGAGCCTCTGCAGCAAAAAGAGCTAAACTATaacttcttttttctcttacacAGCAATTATGCTTAGCAAATGCTAATAAAGCCTGCTTTTCCTCCCGCTTTGACATTCACAGACCTACTGTATAAGGTGGAGGCCTGATATATGCACACTCAGTGGTTATTATATAAGAAATTCATATTCTACATCAGTATGCTGGTAATTTAGAAAACCTCCACGGCAGTCACCTTCCCTTGCGTCACAAAAGCAggggcagggggaggagggctgCTCTTGCTTTGACCTTCTTGTGGAGGGGGACGAGAAAAATGGAGGATCAATAGCgtatgaaagaaagaaaaactgctAGTAACCAGTTAAGAGTCAACCACAGCAAACTGCAGTGTATTTAATATGCATTAAATActacatgtttttattatacTATACACAATTTCTTAAGTATTTGctgttggtttgtgtttttttttatctgtacaTATAAACTGTTCAACATCATGTCAGATCTAAAGTGAGCCCAAAACTAGAGGTTTTCTTCAGCTCTGTTTTGAAAACTGAGTAGGACTCGATGCTCAGCGCAAACAAGAAGATAAACTGGACAGAAGGGCATCAAAACAGAACCATGATGGTGTTTAAGTTCTCCCTTAGTAACTCCATACAGTTGGCTTAAATAAGGCTGTGTAAAGTTCACTAGATCTCCAATACTCATTATCCTTTGAGGTGTTGCTGTGCAGGTCTACATCCAAAGGAGTAAATGTTGACCCAAAATGTCAAACGTCATGTTGGTGTCCATACAGCAGTAGGTGCTGTTAGTTCCAAACCAGAAAATTATCTTGAGGACCGCACATTGTTTCTAGCTGCGGGATAATGATTGAAAACAATTAAACTTCATTAAAAAGACTGAACATTCCATGAGGTGCACTTTGaagaaatcattttcaaactgaaaattaaGTTGTGGTTTCAGTCAAGGCCTTAGACAAGCTTTAATAATTTCAGCTgcaatgtataaaactgaaaCCTCTGCCATCAAGTACCAACCCTATCTTGGGTTTAGTTGGCAAGAACTAGGACAACTATCCtgaccaaagaaaaaaaaaaaaaaaatcacagtagtAACGCTTTCACAGGCTGCCATCTATTGATAGTAAGTGGTGCTGCAGCTAATCAGAAACAGAGAAGCATTATTAATGTATATCACTTGATACAAACCAGTGTTTTGAACTGATGTTTCAAATatgacaacaataaaataaataaagataaaacttttaaactaaaataaaacacacatacaaacacaaaaaggacATTATTTCCTAGAGAATAATCGAGACACTCACTCTGTGttcatgtttgatgtttgtatTTAAAGGGGCACATGCTTATTATTCAGGAAACAAAAGCCACAAGCCACCTGGGCCAAAGCCCCTCTTCCAAGTTTAGATTGTCCCTAAAAATGTTTAtaaattcactgaaaaaaaaagtagaaatatttcactcataacaaaatatatttatttttccaggttCATTAACTGTACAAAGTTTGAAAAACCGATTGACCATCTGGTAACGGTAGATTTATCTACCCGTCAGAAACACAAGACAAAGTGTGCAATATTGCATAAAATTCAACATAATTGGGAAACAAAATGTTTAAGCACATTATTGAACCTTGTGCTTATTTCAGAGAATTCGTACTCTAGTCAAAAGATTGATTGCTCTGTCAAAAACATTACAATCCATAGTGCATGAGATACAGTATATTGCACCAAATTCTTAGTACAAAGACAACACTTCATATTCTTGGCACTGTGTTAAAAACCCAGAAAACAAGCATGATGATGAGTTGCATGGAAAtaacagacacaaaaaataaGTTAAGCATCAATAAAAGGCACATAACTAATCCCTGCACACTTCTATGCTGTGACAACACTCATTCACACCTGCCTTTATAACCATTGTTTAATCCTGGTTGAGGCTTAAGGCAAAAATACTGTGCTGGTAAATCAACTATAATTTTTGATAAAAGATCTGTTTTGATAGTACAGGCTATAGGATAAATCAATGCAATCACCCTCGCTTTGTTTGGTGTGTCAAATCGAAAATAATGGTTTGCATATCCCTTCTGCATAGACgtctttttttccaattaaaaaaataaactacaatATCAAAAGGTTTataaactcatttttttttcttattgagaAACTGGGCCACACTACCAAGCTGGATCTTTCATCAGCTTCCGAGAGGCAAAGCATCAATTCCACTCTTCTTGAAAATAAATCTGACTAGCTCAGACTTAAGGCTGCATTACCCCGGCTCAGCTCCTCCTGTACTGATGGGAGCGCTCCCTGAGCTGTTTGAGGAGCTGATGGATGAACCTAAGTCACCACCATTATCTGCTGGGGAAATGACTCCACtatcttttgttttgaaataaacCACATAAAATATTGGCAGAATGATGCCAATGAGGAGCATGGCAACTATGGCGTTCCACCACTGGATGCCCCAGTCGGCACCGTGGCTGGTCAGGCGCTGCCCTCTGGACCCAGACCTTCGGGGTCTCTCGGAGTTACACATGAAAACCTCATTGTGATCATCTGTGGTTTGAATTAGTTTCTCAATATCATGGTCCACCTCCTTGAGAAAGTCTGTGACCTCCTGTAGATGTGTTTGGTTTCTGGCTCGGTCCTGAGGCTTTACTGATGCGGTCGAAGAGCTGGGTGTTTCTTGTTGTTGATCACTGAGGTCTGTGTAAGATTCCAATAAACAGCTGTGCTTTTGCACAGGTATTTTGATGGATTTCAATGCAAACAAATCTTGTTCCTGTATAAGGTTGTTCACTCGCTTTATATCTGCCACCTGTTGATAAAAGAGGTACTTGGGTCAATGTAGTGCTTTCTAGTGACTAAAGAGCTAAAGAGCTGAGTGAGCGGAGCCACAGGTTCCAGAGGTATGTTCCTCATTTCTTTTCTCCAAGACTGCTAAAAATAGTTTGAACAACATTCCGAGTTACTGCAGATATTTTTCAAACACCGCCATTCCTTGGCTGTAAAATTCAGAGTCCAGTATTAAGAGAGGAGAATATGACCTTCACGAGCAGACAGTGGGTCTAACATGGTGAGAGCCTTGCAACTAAACAGCTAGGCTTTGCATTAGGAACAGACTATCAGTGAGcgaaacaaagtaaaataatttatttttcttttaggTTCTTTCTCTCAGGCATGTGGGgctatatttatttaaacaggGAAATATCAACATCAAAAAAATTTGTGATCATATCTTGAACCTTGATCctgccagaaaaaaatcatgatattTTTGCCATACTGCCCACCCCTCCTGCACCATAGCTGTTgaaatgatattaaaaaagGCTGTATAAAGTCGACTCAATGCTACGTAGCTGAACTTCACCAGTGCAGGCAACAGATTTTGAAGCTCAATGATTGGCTGCTTAGTGAAGCAAAAAACCCAAATAACCCCATCCACTTTGCAACTCTATTGACTGGAccaaaatcattacatcagaaaagacaaaaaagacaaaaaagttaagaaaaaaaaaaaatccagtaatTCTCACCTTGCAGCCGTACTGCAGTGCAAGCTTGTTGAGATTGTCACCATCCAACACTTCCCGCTCCAGCAGCTGGACATTGCCTGCTCTGTCCCGCGGTCTCAGCTCCATGACGTTCAACTCCTCATCCTCTGAGAAGTCAACATATTCATCGGATCTCCTCCTGAACATGTACACCTGGCCGTCCACGCTGGCATGGACATCCACTGGGGCCTGGAAAGCCCTGGGACCGAGCTCGCCGCGCCGCATCATGAAACACTCATCTAGGAGAAAGGTCACCATCCCAACATTTAATGAAAGGCTAATATTCAAAGACACTGAGATTTTTAAACCTTATAAGCCTGTATCTATGTTCAAAGAGTAATGTTATTATGCATATTTTcttgtgtatacatacatactgtatatacaaaaaatatttcattcttAGTCATTTGTATTAAAAGAAGTGTCAGAAATAGTTAGTAACATTTATTAAGTTAAAAATCCATAAAAGAGAGTAAACAATTTCTTTTCCTTACTTCCCACTTCTAGTCTAGCTTGGCTGCTGCCGCCTGCATGGGGCAGCAAAGAGCTGTCGCTAAATAAACTGAATTTATATTTATGCATCAGTCCGTCACAGCAACTTGGTGTTGTGATATCGAGACAGGGTTTCTAGTTAAAAGTTTGTTGAGGAGCTCATGTGCACATctacaaaaaaatctcaagATCAGATTGTGTGTTGCCTTTCAGCTGTGTGTTAAACTGAGTGGAGAAGCTCTGGTAGTGTTGCagaacagaaacagcagcagacacacagaatcACTGTTTGATCCGCAGCCACAGAAAAGTAATAAACTCCACTGAAATGGCAAAAACTTCCAAAGGGGGCTATGACACAACTGTCAGATGAAACCCAACTTCCTGCAATATGGGAGGGCTGGGATCCACTCTTTAGCATTTCACTGGTGGACCAGGTCTGGCATTTGGCCTAAACTGTAGCAATAcaggtttttttctcatcagagaatgtTATACACTATCAAATGTGTGTGGTGAGATATAATTAAGCTAAATTTACATGGTGCAAATAAATTGATCTTGCAGTGCACAATGAAGTGTTTTGAAATTCTGACAAAACACTGTGAAACTACACAGGACAACATGCACATCGCTTGTAGACGAGTTGAGTGAGACACTTCACTAATATGATTAAGCGAACAGCTGTTCCCTGATCTatgtttgattattattttgaaatgtctcGATTCAACAATTGCCTTCAGTGCAGTAGTTAATCACTAAATTTTTACATCACTTGCTGGGTGTAACTGTTTGTTGGATAAAATATTTCCATGGAGATCAGCTTTGTTTGGAAGGACTGCAGTGACAAGATGGAAGCAGGGTGTGACTTACACAGCGTATTACACTTGCAGATGATATGCAGCTGTTGATCCAGAGTATTCGTAACAGTCTCAGTAACATTGAAATTGTGACTGTAATGCAAAGGAACAGTAGTCTAGTCTACTAGACCAACCACTTCACTGTAGCTGGATGGTTGATGCTGAATAATGAGCTTTTATCAGAATGCACTCGACCTCGAGCTTTAAGTTGAttaccatatatatatatcactcaAACAAGAGTAAGCAACATCACTTACAACATGACAAAAGTTGGCAAATATTGATACCTCTCATCTAGACCAGTGGTGCTGTTAGGCCTTTATACAGACTATGATGTGAAGACATCAGGGGCCGAGCCCAGTGAATCACTGAGTGTTGCCAACAACCTTGTGATGCAACAGTTGAACAATGCAGAGGCCAGACATGATACACCACTGAGATACGGAGCTCACTGTTCTGACAAAGACACACCAGGAGCCGAAATGTGAGTCTCTTCAGCAAAGAATAAAGTTTGTGCATCTCGTTAACGTGATGACTTTCAATCAATGTTACTAGGGCACAGcgtgtgttttactgtttccTACTCCAGCACAGtcatcacagtaaaaaaaaggtCCCTGGAGAGGGAGGTCTGTATCTGTAACAGACAGGCATTTGTCTACAGCTGTTTCTTGACTGTCCCACTATGCCAGGCATATCACAGCAAACAACGGCAATATGGCTCAGATGAATAATATTTAGCTGATTTGCTAAAAGCATAcgcgaggacacacacacacacacacacacacacacacacacacacacacacacacacacagttagtagtatatattttataattaaCAATTTGTTTAATGTCATAAACAAATTATAAACAGTAAACACTGCATATAATTAGTTATAACTTAATAGAATTTGGTGTTGCCAAGAAATGATATCTTAAGACAGAGAGCACATATtcctatttttttctaaatatattCCTAATTTTAATACCAAATATTCCTATCAGGGAATACTTAGTATTAAAATTCCCATCAGGGAATATTTAGTATTAAAATTCTGCACGtcaatagtttgtctttatatccTTTATATTTTAACTTCTATGGATCTTATAAGTTGTCCCTTGAAGATAAAGCAGACACAACAGCTGCAACTCATGACAAGGCTGGTGGAGAAAATAGAGCCAACACAACGTCAGGCTATTACGGATATCAAATCAGCTGCAGCCTGGGGCACCTTACTGTACTGTTACAAGTTAGTAAGGTTTACTCTTTGACACTcgattttaaaagaaaaaaagacttcatTTCACTCAAAAGCCcgttttgattgtttttccgTCCCAGAGCACATGGCAAGTCATTTATTATCTAATGTCGAGACTTACGAGGCGCGCATGAACGCATCAGTGAGAAGCAACATTTGCTTACTAAACAAGCCACAGCTAGCTGGTTAGCTAGCAGCGGCTTTAGTTTCAGAGTGAGCCCTCCTCCCGACGACACAACACGCAGAC is a genomic window containing:
- the lysmd4 gene encoding lysM and putative peptidoglycan-binding domain-containing protein 4, which codes for MMRRGELGPRAFQAPVDVHASVDGQVYMFRRRSDEYVDFSEDEELNVMELRPRDRAGNVQLLEREVLDGDNLNKLALQYGCKVADIKRVNNLIQEQDLFALKSIKIPVQKHSCLLESYTDLSDQQQETPSSSTASVKPQDRARNQTHLQEVTDFLKEVDHDIEKLIQTTDDHNEVFMCNSERPRRSGSRGQRLTSHGADWGIQWWNAIVAMLLIGIILPIFYVVYFKTKDSGVISPADNGGDLGSSISSSNSSGSAPISTGGAEPG